In Promicromonospora sp. Populi, one genomic interval encodes:
- a CDS encoding ABC transporter permease, whose product MSATTQTKPQTQPQARTQPFLTLSWLHLKYQFLETVRIPIAVIGNVLFPALSMFFFVVPQRAVAGNPEFATTAVAALGLFAVCSASLFTYGLGVAEDRQLPFYPFLRSMPTGPGPQMVGRVLNGGIFSLFGVLPLILIGWLFTAATVTPGQLLAGIGTILAVSVPFVLLGMAIGYALSAKAALPVVQIILFPLAFAGGLFLPPQMFPGWLDAISQATPTRAGRDLLVQATTGVEAYALAIPVLAAWTILFAVLSVLSYRNDEGRRFR is encoded by the coding sequence ATGAGCGCGACGACCCAGACCAAGCCGCAGACCCAGCCGCAGGCCCGGACCCAGCCGTTCCTGACGCTGTCCTGGCTGCACCTCAAGTACCAGTTCCTGGAGACCGTCCGGATCCCCATCGCGGTCATCGGGAACGTGCTCTTCCCGGCGCTGTCCATGTTCTTCTTCGTCGTGCCGCAGCGGGCGGTCGCGGGCAACCCCGAGTTCGCCACCACCGCCGTCGCCGCCCTCGGGCTGTTCGCCGTGTGCTCGGCCAGCCTGTTCACCTACGGCCTGGGCGTGGCCGAGGACCGGCAGCTGCCGTTCTACCCGTTCCTGCGCTCGATGCCCACCGGACCCGGGCCGCAGATGGTGGGGCGGGTGCTGAACGGCGGGATCTTCTCGCTGTTCGGCGTGCTGCCGCTGATCCTCATCGGCTGGCTGTTCACGGCGGCCACCGTGACCCCAGGCCAGCTCCTCGCAGGGATCGGGACGATCCTCGCGGTGTCGGTGCCGTTCGTGCTGCTCGGCATGGCCATCGGGTACGCGCTGTCGGCCAAGGCCGCGCTGCCCGTGGTGCAGATCATCCTGTTCCCGCTGGCGTTCGCGGGCGGGCTGTTCCTGCCGCCCCAGATGTTCCCGGGCTGGCTGGACGCGATCTCGCAGGCCACCCCCACTCGCGCCGGCCGTGACCTGCTGGTCCAGGCCACCACGGGCGTGGAGGCCTACGCCCTGGCGATCCCGGTCCTGGCCGCCTGGACAATCCTGTTCGCGGTCCTGTCGGTGCTCTCCTACCGCAACGACGAGGGCCGCCGCTTCCGCTGA
- a CDS encoding heavy-metal-associated domain-containing protein — MTTVTKLAVTGMTCGHCVSAVTNELRSVPDVQDVSIELHAGETSLVRVISKLPLAEAPLRDAVDEAGYDVTDIEVLENAVAAESAAQAPARQANRMLPIVQS, encoded by the coding sequence ATGACCACCGTGACGAAGCTCGCCGTGACCGGTATGACCTGCGGGCACTGCGTGTCCGCCGTGACCAACGAGCTACGGAGCGTGCCCGACGTCCAGGACGTGAGCATCGAGCTGCACGCCGGTGAGACCTCGCTGGTGCGTGTGATCTCCAAGCTGCCGCTCGCCGAGGCACCCCTGCGCGACGCCGTGGACGAGGCCGGCTACGACGTGACCGACATCGAGGTGCTCGAGAACGCCGTCGCAGCCGAGTCTGCTGCCCAGGCCCCGGCCCGCCAGGCGAACCGCATGCTCCCGATAGTCCAGTCCTGA